In Thalassospira sp. ER-Se-21-Dark, one genomic interval encodes:
- a CDS encoding ferric reductase-like transmembrane domain-containing protein, protein MRTISKVFVAFILLMTGIWLASNPDLFAASSFISLRHFMVQYSGFLAISMMSLILLLSVRPVWLTRRLGGLDKAYRLHKWLGIAVLVVATLHWAWRMAPKWGVALGLLERGLRGSRPDGTGLHWAQSLFNEQRGLAETVGEWAFYIAVALILIALIKRIPYRWFAKTHTVLAVVYLVLVYHSIVLLDFANWATPVGYVLAVMLMVGAVSSIIVLFGQIGAGRRSAGEVIEVDYLPEMKSLQIAIRSDGGWKGHLAGQFAFVRFGNSKEAHPFTIASAWRDGVPGLSIIAKKLGDYTSTLYETLKPGDRVALEGPYGTFVLDREKRHQIWISGGIGLTPFVAWLEDLVANPAKLEIDFYQAAPHCDPELMARINDLAGRAGVRLREWRDARDGFLTGEKIRSDVPHWQEAQVWFCGPRQFGEDVKNDLVAAGLHSYAFHQELFDFR, encoded by the coding sequence ATGAGAACGATTTCAAAGGTCTTTGTTGCCTTTATTCTGTTGATGACCGGTATCTGGCTGGCTTCAAACCCCGATCTTTTTGCGGCATCCAGTTTTATCAGCCTTCGCCATTTTATGGTTCAGTATTCGGGCTTCCTTGCGATCAGCATGATGAGCCTGATCTTGTTGTTGTCGGTTCGGCCTGTGTGGCTGACGCGACGCTTGGGCGGGCTTGATAAGGCATATCGGCTGCACAAGTGGCTTGGCATTGCTGTGCTTGTCGTAGCGACCCTGCACTGGGCCTGGCGGATGGCGCCGAAATGGGGTGTTGCGCTTGGCCTTCTGGAACGGGGGCTGCGTGGGTCAAGGCCGGATGGGACGGGCCTGCATTGGGCGCAATCGCTGTTTAATGAGCAGCGCGGGCTGGCGGAAACCGTTGGGGAGTGGGCGTTCTATATTGCCGTTGCCTTGATCCTGATCGCGTTGATCAAACGCATCCCGTATCGCTGGTTTGCCAAGACCCACACGGTTCTGGCAGTGGTCTATCTTGTGCTGGTTTATCACAGCATCGTTTTGCTTGATTTCGCCAATTGGGCGACACCGGTCGGCTATGTTCTGGCGGTGATGTTGATGGTCGGCGCGGTGTCATCCATCATTGTTCTGTTTGGCCAAATCGGGGCAGGGCGCCGATCCGCCGGCGAGGTGATCGAGGTTGATTATCTTCCGGAAATGAAATCGCTTCAGATCGCGATCAGATCGGATGGCGGGTGGAAAGGCCATCTTGCCGGGCAGTTCGCCTTTGTCCGGTTTGGCAATAGCAAGGAAGCGCATCCGTTTACCATTGCGTCTGCCTGGCGCGACGGGGTTCCGGGCCTGAGCATTATCGCCAAAAAACTGGGCGACTATACCAGCACGCTTTACGAAACATTGAAGCCGGGCGACCGGGTGGCGCTTGAGGGGCCTTATGGCACCTTTGTTCTGGATCGGGAAAAACGCCATCAGATCTGGATTTCCGGTGGGATCGGACTGACGCCGTTTGTTGCCTGGCTTGAAGATCTGGTGGCCAATCCGGCAAAGCTTGAGATCGATTTTTATCAGGCTGCGCCGCATTGCGATCCCGAACTGATGGCGCGGATCAACGACCTGGCCGGGCGTGCCGGTGTTCGGTTGCGTGAATGGCGTGATGCGCGCGACGGCTTTCTGACCGGCGAGAAAATCCGTTCTGATGTGCCCCATTGGCAAGAAGCCCAAGTCTGGTTCTGTGGACCGCGCCAATTTGGCGAAGATGTCAAAAACGATCTGGTGGCAGCCGGATTGCACAGCTACGCCTTCCATCAGGAGCTGTTTGATTTCAGATAG
- a CDS encoding adenosylhomocysteinase, producing the protein MTSRIKDAALAQQITDETLAWREVICPVTAKYGNYVAKRDLRDKTIVSFQHVLEDTIPTLLPFVKAGAKVKVGACNPDSTDDAAAAYLAAHGVEVHAFSGMTPDEYAQSIDILSSEPADIIADMGGELIEAFVKKGHKVDGALEATTTGVHRVEKLDYSFPVFNWNDIAIKDRLHNRHHVAQEMWPVFSNVTGLALYGRTVLVIGFGPVGRGVAERARNLGAVVSVAERDPVRALEAQHHGCRVVSLEDGLKENAIIVTATGLSGILGAAQIKQCRRGAILVNVGHSNTEIDVKWLDTQTRTKMRRHIERFELDNSREVYLLNRGSLLNLAPGMGGSGKDLFDPFSAILIRGIDWLASGGATSFKPGFYAYPEDVEREIAQAILQSHS; encoded by the coding sequence ATGACCAGCCGCATCAAGGACGCCGCCCTTGCCCAACAAATCACCGACGAAACTCTTGCCTGGCGCGAGGTGATTTGCCCGGTGACGGCGAAATACGGGAACTATGTCGCCAAGCGCGATCTGCGCGACAAAACCATCGTCAGTTTCCAGCACGTTCTTGAAGACACCATTCCCACCTTGCTGCCGTTTGTGAAGGCCGGGGCCAAGGTCAAGGTTGGCGCCTGTAATCCCGATAGTACTGACGATGCGGCCGCCGCCTACCTTGCCGCCCATGGGGTGGAGGTCCATGCCTTTTCGGGCATGACGCCTGATGAATATGCCCAAAGCATCGATATTCTGTCGTCCGAGCCCGCAGACATCATTGCCGATATGGGCGGGGAACTGATTGAGGCGTTCGTGAAGAAGGGCCACAAGGTCGATGGTGCGCTTGAAGCCACCACGACCGGCGTGCATCGCGTTGAGAAGCTCGATTATTCCTTCCCGGTGTTTAACTGGAACGATATCGCGATCAAGGATCGTCTGCATAACCGCCACCATGTGGCACAGGAAATGTGGCCGGTCTTTTCGAATGTGACGGGGCTGGCACTTTATGGGCGTACGGTTCTTGTGATCGGGTTTGGCCCGGTCGGGCGTGGTGTGGCTGAACGGGCGCGCAATCTTGGTGCGGTGGTGTCGGTCGCCGAACGCGACCCGGTCCGCGCCCTTGAGGCGCAGCATCATGGCTGCCGGGTTGTCAGCCTTGAAGATGGCCTGAAAGAAAACGCGATCATTGTGACCGCCACCGGCCTTTCGGGCATTCTGGGTGCTGCACAGATCAAGCAGTGCCGTCGCGGCGCGATCCTGGTCAATGTCGGGCATTCCAATACCGAGATTGACGTCAAATGGCTCGATACCCAGACGCGCACGAAAATGCGCCGTCATATCGAACGGTTCGAGCTTGATAACAGCCGCGAGGTGTATCTTCTCAATCGGGGGAGCTTGTTGAACCTTGCACCCGGTATGGGGGGATCGGGCAAGGATCTGTTTGATCCGTTCTCGGCCATTCTGATCCGCGGGATCGACTGGCTGGCATCGGGCGGGGCGACGTCGTTCAAGCCGGGCTTTTATGCCTATCCGGAAGATGTCGAACGCGAAATCGCCCAAGCGATCCTGCAATCGCACAGCTGA
- a CDS encoding glutathione S-transferase N-terminal domain-containing protein → MADLSSFEITKRWPAQNPDIIQLYSLPTPNGVKVSIMLEETGLDYEPHLINIGEDETWTLEFLSLNPNGKIPAIIDPHGPNGKPLGLFESGAIIQYLAEKTGKLLPVDPAKRIEAIQWVYFQMGGLGPMFGQLGFFHKFAGKEIEDKRPLDRYRKESKRLLGVLETRLDGRDWIMGDEYSIADIASLGWVRNLIGFYDAGSLVDYHEFKNVPAWLERGLDRPAVQRGLNIPARD, encoded by the coding sequence ATGGCTGATCTGTCGAGCTTCGAGATTACCAAACGCTGGCCTGCGCAAAATCCGGACATTATCCAGCTTTATTCCCTGCCGACGCCCAACGGGGTGAAGGTTTCGATCATGCTGGAAGAAACCGGGCTGGACTATGAGCCGCATCTAATCAATATCGGCGAAGATGAAACCTGGACGCTGGAATTTCTGTCGCTGAACCCGAATGGCAAAATCCCGGCAATCATTGATCCGCATGGACCGAATGGCAAACCGCTTGGTCTGTTTGAATCGGGTGCGATCATTCAGTATCTGGCGGAAAAGACCGGCAAGTTATTGCCTGTCGATCCGGCCAAGCGGATCGAGGCGATCCAGTGGGTTTATTTCCAGATGGGCGGGCTTGGCCCGATGTTTGGTCAGCTTGGCTTCTTCCACAAATTTGCCGGCAAGGAGATCGAAGACAAGCGTCCGCTGGATCGGTATCGCAAGGAATCAAAGCGGCTTCTGGGCGTGCTTGAAACCCGCCTTGATGGCCGTGACTGGATCATGGGCGATGAATACAGCATTGCCGACATTGCGTCGCTTGGCTGGGTGCGCAACCTGATCGGTTTCTATGACGCGGGTAGTCTTGTTGATTATCACGAGTTCAAAAACGTTCCGGCGTGGCTGGAGCGTGGCCTTGATCGCCCGGCCGTTCAGCGCGGACTGAACATCCCGGCCCGCGATTAA
- the cynS gene encoding cyanase gives MKKADVKEMIIEAKKAKGLGWEEVASKIGMSPVWTTSVCFGMNSAPKDKADMLVALFDLPPEASAVMQECPMKIWDQAVPTDPAIYRLYEIVGVYGETIKEIIHEKFGDGIMSAIDYEMYIERKEDPKGDRVVITLDGKFLKYRAW, from the coding sequence GTGAAAAAAGCAGATGTCAAAGAAATGATCATCGAAGCCAAAAAGGCCAAAGGCCTTGGCTGGGAAGAGGTCGCCAGCAAGATCGGCATGTCGCCGGTATGGACGACTTCGGTTTGTTTTGGCATGAATTCCGCGCCAAAGGACAAGGCCGACATGCTGGTTGCCCTGTTTGACCTGCCGCCCGAAGCATCGGCTGTCATGCAGGAATGCCCGATGAAAATCTGGGATCAGGCGGTGCCGACCGATCCTGCAATCTATCGCCTATATGAAATCGTCGGTGTGTACGGCGAAACCATCAAGGAAATCATCCACGAGAAATTCGGCGATGGCATCATGAGCGCGATCGACTACGAAATGTATATCGAACGCAAGGAAGACCCGAAGGGCGACCGCGTTGTCATTACCCTTGATGGTAAATTCCTGAAATACCGCGCCTGGTAA
- a CDS encoding ABC transporter ATP-binding protein translates to MSTPFLSLQNLTKRFQAPKGGEALTVFENVNLGIEKGEFVCIIGHSGCGKSTILNILAGLDEPTKGAVIMNGKEVSGPSLDRGIVFQNYSLLPWLSALKNVTFAVQARYKSWSKKQVHDHSMKYLEMVGLAGGAELRKPSQLSGGMRQRVSIARAFAIQPELLLLDEPFGALDALTRGSIQDELIRIWSGSDQTVFMITHDVDEAILLADRILLMTNGPYARVAESVQVDIPRPRERANIIHHSDYYDIRNHLVEFLATRSKALAGKQEEGTPSEPSIVRFGAHGVVSDPKDNRKPATSPVE, encoded by the coding sequence ATGTCGACACCATTCCTGAGTTTGCAAAACCTGACCAAACGTTTTCAGGCGCCAAAGGGCGGTGAAGCCCTGACGGTGTTTGAAAACGTCAATCTGGGGATCGAGAAGGGGGAGTTTGTTTGCATCATCGGCCATTCCGGCTGTGGCAAATCGACAATCCTGAACATTCTGGCTGGTCTTGATGAACCGACCAAAGGGGCGGTCATCATGAATGGCAAGGAGGTCTCCGGTCCCAGCCTTGATCGCGGGATCGTGTTTCAGAACTATTCCCTGCTGCCATGGTTATCAGCGCTCAAGAACGTCACCTTTGCCGTTCAGGCGCGCTATAAATCCTGGAGCAAGAAACAGGTTCACGACCATTCGATGAAGTATCTGGAAATGGTCGGGCTGGCTGGCGGGGCGGAGCTTCGCAAGCCATCGCAATTGTCGGGCGGCATGCGTCAGCGTGTGTCAATCGCGCGCGCCTTTGCGATCCAGCCGGAATTGTTGCTTTTGGATGAGCCGTTCGGGGCCCTTGATGCCCTGACACGTGGTAGCATTCAGGATGAATTGATCCGCATCTGGTCAGGGTCGGACCAGACGGTCTTTATGATCACCCATGATGTGGATGAAGCCATCCTGTTGGCGGATCGTATTTTGCTGATGACCAACGGGCCTTATGCCCGTGTCGCAGAATCGGTTCAGGTCGATATCCCGCGCCCACGCGAACGCGCCAACATCATTCACCATTCCGACTATTACGACATCCGAAACCACCTGGTCGAATTCCTTGCCACCCGCTCCAAGGCACTTGCCGGCAAGCAGGAGGAAGGCACGCCAAGCGAGCCATCCATCGTGCGTTTTGGCGCACATGGGGTGGTTTCAGATCCCAAAGACAACCGCAAGCCGGCCACCAGCCCGGTGGAATAA
- the ntrB gene encoding nitrate ABC transporter permease has product MLASLNARALVLSLVLLAVFLGLWEAASPKQQLAGELTEYELLMGGAEPKAAVPPPSDVIAKAWEELSNPFYDAGPNDKGIGIQIGYSLYRVLSGYFLAAAIAIPVGFLIGMSPLMYKALDPFIQVLRPISPLAWMPLALFVIQDSQASAIFVIFICSIWPMLINTAFGVAGVRKDWVNVARTHELGPLKTAWIVILPAAAPTILTGMRISIGIAWLVIVAAEMLVGGTGIGYYVWNEWNNLDLTSVVFSILMIGVVGMLLDTAFAYCARLVQYQE; this is encoded by the coding sequence ATGCTGGCATCGCTCAATGCCAGGGCGTTGGTGTTGTCACTTGTACTTCTGGCGGTCTTCCTTGGTCTTTGGGAGGCCGCCAGCCCAAAACAACAACTCGCTGGCGAACTTACGGAATATGAACTTCTGATGGGCGGGGCAGAGCCAAAGGCCGCTGTGCCGCCCCCCTCGGACGTGATCGCCAAGGCATGGGAGGAGCTCAGCAACCCGTTCTATGACGCCGGTCCCAACGACAAGGGCATTGGTATCCAGATCGGCTATTCGCTTTATCGCGTGCTGAGCGGTTATTTCCTTGCGGCGGCAATTGCCATTCCGGTCGGGTTCCTGATCGGGATGTCGCCCCTGATGTACAAGGCGCTTGATCCGTTTATTCAGGTCCTTCGCCCGATTTCCCCACTGGCATGGATGCCGCTTGCGCTGTTTGTCATTCAGGACAGTCAGGCATCGGCGATCTTTGTGATCTTTATCTGTTCGATCTGGCCGATGTTGATCAACACAGCCTTTGGTGTGGCCGGGGTTCGCAAGGACTGGGTCAATGTGGCGCGCACCCATGAACTTGGACCATTGAAAACCGCCTGGATCGTCATCCTTCCGGCTGCGGCCCCGACCATCCTGACCGGCATGCGGATTTCGATTGGCATTGCATGGCTTGTGATTGTGGCTGCCGAGATGCTCGTCGGTGGGACGGGGATTGGCTACTACGTCTGGAACGAATGGAACAACCTTGATCTGACCAGCGTGGTGTTCTCGATCCTGATGATCGGTGTTGTCGGGATGTTGCTTGATACCGCCTTCGCCTATTGCGCACGTCTCGTGCAGTACCAGGAATAA
- a CDS encoding CmpA/NrtA family ABC transporter substrate-binding protein yields the protein MSVKSLGNPFSGDTDLRHSKSCGCDVCSSKDGHTHASHKDHDHGVKHDLASMPAHSDMGDMDAKTPESSEEMLDRAIDSAIVRSVFGHNDISRRSFAKMVGGSTMMAALASVLPIDKVKAAILDDLGTPEKSKLNIGFVPITCATPIIMAQPMGFYEKYGLDVDVIKTAGWAVARDKSLNNEYDASHMLTPMPLAISMGAGSTATPFLMPAVENINGQAIVLHNDHLDKRDPKQWKGFKFGVPFEYSMHNFLLRYYVAEHGLDPDKDIQIRVVPPPEMVANLRAGNLDGYLSPDPFNQRAVWEKIGFLHTLTKDIWEGHPCCAFACSKAFSEELPNTYGALLKSIVDATQYAAKAENRKEISAAIAPANYLNQPVPVIEQVLTGRYADGLGEVKNVPDRIDFDPFPWHSMGVWILTQMKRWGYIEGDVDYKKIAEEVYVASDCAKIMKELGYEAPTETYKSYTIMGKTFDPDQPEAYVNSFAIGKGVS from the coding sequence ATGTCAGTCAAAAGTCTGGGCAATCCATTTAGTGGCGATACCGATCTGCGTCACAGCAAATCATGCGGCTGTGATGTTTGTTCGTCAAAAGATGGGCATACACATGCATCACATAAAGACCATGACCATGGCGTAAAACACGATTTGGCCAGCATGCCGGCCCATAGTGATATGGGCGATATGGATGCCAAAACGCCGGAAAGCAGCGAAGAAATGCTTGATCGTGCCATCGACAGCGCAATTGTGCGTTCGGTGTTTGGTCATAACGACATTTCGCGTCGTTCGTTTGCCAAAATGGTCGGTGGCAGCACCATGATGGCAGCCCTTGCCTCGGTCCTGCCAATCGACAAGGTCAAGGCCGCCATTCTTGATGATCTGGGCACGCCGGAAAAATCCAAGCTTAATATCGGCTTTGTGCCGATCACCTGCGCAACGCCGATCATCATGGCCCAGCCGATGGGCTTTTATGAGAAATACGGCCTTGATGTTGATGTCATCAAGACCGCCGGTTGGGCAGTTGCGCGTGACAAGTCATTGAACAATGAATATGACGCGTCGCACATGCTGACCCCGATGCCGCTGGCGATTTCGATGGGGGCGGGTTCGACCGCAACGCCGTTCCTGATGCCGGCCGTTGAAAACATCAATGGTCAGGCGATTGTCCTGCATAACGATCACCTTGATAAACGTGATCCCAAGCAGTGGAAGGGCTTCAAGTTCGGTGTGCCGTTCGAATATTCGATGCACAACTTCCTGCTGCGCTATTACGTCGCCGAGCATGGCCTGGACCCGGATAAAGACATCCAGATCCGTGTCGTTCCGCCGCCCGAGATGGTCGCAAATCTGCGTGCCGGTAACCTTGATGGTTATCTGTCACCGGATCCGTTTAACCAGCGTGCGGTTTGGGAAAAGATCGGCTTCCTGCACACGCTGACCAAGGATATCTGGGAAGGCCATCCGTGCTGTGCATTCGCATGTTCCAAGGCGTTCTCCGAAGAACTTCCGAATACCTATGGCGCACTTCTTAAGTCCATCGTGGATGCGACCCAGTACGCCGCCAAGGCGGAAAACCGCAAGGAAATCTCGGCTGCCATCGCACCGGCGAACTATTTGAACCAGCCGGTTCCGGTGATTGAGCAGGTCCTGACCGGTCGTTATGCCGACGGTCTGGGCGAAGTGAAAAACGTGCCGGACCGCATCGATTTCGATCCGTTCCCATGGCACTCGATGGGGGTCTGGATACTGACCCAGATGAAACGCTGGGGCTATATCGAGGGCGATGTCGATTACAAGAAGATCGCCGAAGAAGTCTATGTCGCGAGCGATTGCGCCAAGATCATGAAAGAGCTTGGCTATGAAGCGCCGACCGAGACTTACAAAAGCTATACCATCATGGGCAAGACGTTCGATCCCGATCAGCCTGAAGCCTATGTCAACAGCTTTGCCATCGGCAAAGGGGTAAGCTGA
- a CDS encoding sigma 54-interacting transcriptional regulator — translation MRISEINPLPVMIENLHLQALLAHTHPTLLIHPKSDRIVFANQAAANLLGRSIEELLATSMSALHKGQVPSLVVFSEAAFYHGFAWTRGLDLTRPDGTELKLEHEARSLILDGEDYLTVTISDLDARHRRDVDSEADDYLREGIAEWRRAERFFREMERENQLILGAAGEGIYGVNSDGITTFVNPAAERMLGWTAEELVGREIHSIIHHSHVNGDPYHAEQCPIYNAFREGIVRRVDDEVFWRSDGKPIRVEYTSTPIRDHGLVIGAVIVFRDITERKIAEEKLHAALAEVDRLRERLELENAYLQEEILSTNNHHEIIGQSDAIQGALKQIDLVAPTDANVLITGESGTGKELIARAIHQASARSDRVLVRVNCAAIPHELFESEFFGHVRGAFTGAVRDRVGRFELADGGTLFLDEVGEIPLELQGKLLRVLQDQKFERIGEERTREVNVRLIAATNRDLKEEVRQGRFREDLYFRLNVFPIECRPLRERPDDIPPLASHFLRNICQRLNIAQPTLTKGQVRALQNYGWPGNARELENVIERAAILAHDGKLHFDLPEQGGRDSRKLATPATEPDSKPEKTVLTRGELRQTEYENIIHALTMTKGKVFGENGAAALLDIKPTTLASRIKKFKIDRRSFAANETID, via the coding sequence ATGAGGATCAGTGAAATCAATCCCCTACCGGTGATGATTGAAAACCTGCATTTGCAGGCATTGCTCGCCCACACCCATCCAACCTTGCTGATTCACCCCAAATCCGACCGGATTGTCTTTGCCAATCAGGCTGCTGCCAACCTGTTGGGGCGCAGCATCGAAGAGCTTCTGGCCACCTCGATGAGTGCGCTGCACAAAGGCCAGGTGCCCAGTCTGGTCGTGTTTAGCGAGGCCGCCTTTTATCACGGATTTGCCTGGACCCGCGGGCTGGACCTGACCCGTCCCGACGGCACCGAACTGAAACTTGAACACGAAGCCCGGTCGCTCATTCTGGACGGCGAAGACTATCTGACCGTGACGATTTCGGACCTTGATGCCCGCCATCGCCGCGATGTGGACTCGGAGGCCGATGATTACCTGCGCGAAGGCATCGCCGAATGGCGCCGTGCCGAACGGTTTTTCCGCGAAATGGAACGCGAAAACCAGCTGATCCTGGGTGCGGCTGGCGAAGGCATTTACGGGGTTAACAGCGACGGGATCACGACATTCGTCAATCCGGCGGCCGAGCGCATGCTGGGCTGGACGGCCGAGGAGTTGGTTGGCCGCGAAATCCATTCGATCATCCACCATTCGCACGTCAATGGCGACCCGTATCACGCCGAACAATGCCCGATTTACAACGCCTTTCGCGAAGGCATCGTCAGGCGGGTCGATGACGAGGTCTTCTGGCGCAGCGACGGCAAACCGATCCGGGTGGAATATACCTCCACCCCGATCCGTGACCATGGGCTGGTGATCGGGGCGGTGATTGTTTTCCGTGACATCACCGAACGTAAAATCGCCGAGGAAAAGCTGCATGCCGCCTTGGCCGAGGTTGATCGCCTGCGTGAACGGTTGGAGCTTGAAAACGCCTATCTGCAGGAAGAAATCCTTTCAACCAACAACCACCATGAAATCATCGGCCAGTCCGATGCCATTCAGGGTGCACTCAAACAGATCGACCTTGTTGCGCCGACCGACGCCAACGTTCTGATCACCGGTGAATCTGGCACGGGCAAGGAACTGATTGCACGCGCCATTCATCAGGCCAGCGCGCGATCCGATCGCGTTCTGGTGCGTGTAAACTGTGCGGCAATCCCGCACGAACTGTTTGAAAGCGAGTTTTTCGGCCATGTCCGCGGCGCCTTTACCGGGGCTGTGCGCGATCGTGTCGGACGGTTTGAACTGGCCGATGGCGGCACGCTGTTTTTGGATGAGGTCGGGGAAATCCCGCTGGAGCTTCAAGGCAAGTTGTTGCGTGTTTTACAGGATCAGAAGTTCGAGCGCATTGGCGAAGAGCGCACGCGCGAGGTCAATGTCCGACTGATTGCCGCGACCAACCGCGATCTTAAGGAAGAAGTCCGTCAGGGACGCTTCCGTGAAGACCTGTATTTCCGCCTCAACGTTTTCCCCATCGAATGCCGCCCCTTGCGCGAACGGCCCGACGACATCCCACCGCTGGCATCGCACTTCCTGCGCAATATCTGTCAGCGTCTTAATATCGCGCAGCCAACACTCACCAAGGGCCAAGTCCGCGCCCTGCAAAACTATGGCTGGCCGGGGAATGCGCGCGAACTGGAAAACGTCATCGAACGCGCAGCCATCCTCGCCCACGACGGCAAATTACATTTCGATCTGCCCGAACAGGGCGGGCGCGACAGCCGCAAATTAGCAACCCCTGCGACAGAACCCGACAGCAAACCGGAAAAAACCGTACTGACCCGGGGTGAGCTGCGCCAGACCGAATATGAAAACATCATCCATGCACTGACCATGACCAAGGGCAAGGTGTTTGGGGAAAATGGTGCGGCGGCGCTTCTGGATATCAAACCAACCACGCTGGCATCGCGTATCAAGAAATTCAAAATCGACCGTCGCAGCTTTGCGGCAAACGAAACCATCGACTAA
- a CDS encoding twin transmembrane helix small protein: MAGFLQIGVLLAMAAVAGVLIMGIVSMARGKDARKQNKLMQMRVLLQGLALLLLFILSLMAVGS, from the coding sequence ATGGCTGGTTTTTTACAGATTGGTGTTTTGCTTGCGATGGCAGCTGTCGCCGGGGTCCTGATCATGGGCATCGTTTCGATGGCACGCGGCAAGGATGCACGCAAACAGAACAAACTGATGCAAATGCGCGTCCTTTTGCAGGGCCTGGCCCTGTTGCTGCTTTTCATTCTGTCGCTGATGGCGGTCGGTTCCTAA
- a CDS encoding cob(I)yrinic acid a,c-diamide adenosyltransferase has translation MVQLTRIYTKSGDKGKTALGNGTRVAKNDVRVEAYGTVDETNAVIGVARLHADGDVDEMLARIQNDLFDLGADLCTPGDGSDDNPERPALRITAKQTERLEAEIDQINEALDPLKSFVLPGGSALSAQLHVARTVSRRAERLIVELAGIETINPEAVRYINRLSDHMFVLARHANNGGKDDVLWKPGLTR, from the coding sequence ATGGTTCAACTGACTCGTATCTATACAAAATCCGGTGACAAGGGCAAAACCGCCCTGGGCAATGGCACGCGCGTTGCCAAAAATGATGTGCGCGTAGAGGCCTATGGCACCGTTGATGAAACCAATGCCGTGATTGGTGTCGCCCGCCTGCATGCCGATGGCGACGTCGATGAGATGCTGGCCCGAATCCAGAACGATCTTTTTGATCTTGGGGCTGATCTGTGCACGCCGGGCGATGGCAGCGACGATAACCCCGAACGGCCCGCCCTTCGCATTACCGCCAAGCAAACCGAACGCCTTGAGGCCGAGATCGATCAGATCAACGAAGCCCTTGATCCGCTGAAATCATTCGTTCTGCCCGGTGGCAGTGCGCTTTCGGCACAACTGCATGTCGCGCGCACGGTTTCGCGCCGGGCCGAACGCCTTATTGTCGAACTGGCCGGGATCGAGACGATCAATCCCGAGGCCGTGCGCTATATCAACCGGCTGTCTGACCACATGTTTGTTCTCGCCCGCCACGCCAACAATGGCGGCAAGGATGATGTTCTCTGGAAGCCTGGGCTAACCCGATAA
- a CDS encoding electron transfer flavoprotein subunit beta/FixA family protein, with protein sequence MKVLVAVKRVVDYNVKIRVKQDQSGVELNNVKMSMNPFDEIAVEEAIRLKEAGTATEVVAVSLGVKQCQETLRTALAMGADRGILVETEDELQPLAVAKLLKEVVAKESPDLVILGKQAIDDDANQTGQMLAALLDWPQGTFASKVVVADGKLDVTREIDGGLETIKIDLPAIVTTDLRLNEPRYASLPNIMKAKKKPLDTLSPADLGVDTAPRLKTLKVSEPEARQAGVKVADVAELVDKLRNEAKVI encoded by the coding sequence ATGAAGGTTCTTGTCGCCGTTAAGCGCGTTGTGGATTACAACGTCAAGATCCGTGTCAAACAGGACCAGTCTGGCGTTGAGTTGAACAACGTTAAGATGTCCATGAACCCGTTTGACGAAATCGCCGTTGAAGAGGCCATCCGCCTCAAGGAAGCGGGCACCGCCACCGAAGTGGTTGCTGTGTCGCTCGGCGTTAAACAGTGCCAGGAAACCCTGCGCACCGCCCTCGCCATGGGTGCCGATCGCGGCATTCTGGTTGAAACCGAGGACGAACTCCAGCCGCTGGCTGTTGCAAAGCTTCTGAAAGAAGTCGTTGCCAAGGAAAGCCCGGATCTCGTGATTCTCGGCAAACAGGCAATTGACGATGATGCCAACCAGACCGGTCAGATGCTGGCCGCGCTGCTGGATTGGCCGCAGGGCACCTTCGCGTCCAAGGTTGTCGTTGCTGACGGCAAGCTTGATGTCACGCGTGAAATCGACGGTGGTCTTGAAACCATCAAGATTGATCTTCCGGCAATCGTTACCACTGACCTGCGCCTCAACGAGCCGCGTTATGCGTCGCTGCCGAACATCATGAAAGCCAAGAAAAAGCCGCTCGACACCCTGAGCCCGGCCGACCTTGGTGTTGATACCGCGCCGCGCCTGAAAACCCTGAAAGTTTCCGAACCGGAAGCACGTCAGGCAGGTGTCAAAGTTGCCGACGTCGCAGAGCTTGTCGACAAGCTCCGCAACGAAGCAAAAGTAATCTAA